Genomic segment of Deinococcus fonticola:
ATTCCAGCCTGCTCGCCTCGGCGTACCTGAGTGCCGTGACGCCCACTTACGATTTCGTGGTGGTAGACGAGGTGCAAGACCTCACGGCGGCGCAACTGGCGCTGATTCTCAAAACCCTCAAGTCGCCGGGGCAATTCCTGCTGTGCGGCGACTCGAACCAGATCGTCCACCCCAATTTTTTCTCCTGGGCAGCGGTCAAAACCCTGCTCTACAAAGCCCCCGAGCTGGCCGAGCGACAGAAGATCAGCGTGTTGCAGGCGAACTTCCGCAACTCCGGGCAGGTGACGCGGGTGGCGAACGACATCCTGAAGGTCAAGCACGCCCGTTTTGGTAGCGTGGATCGTGAGAGCAATTTTCTGGTGCGGGCGGTGGCGAACGACCCCGGCTCAGTTACCTTTTTGCCCGACGATAAGCGGGTCAAAAAGCACCTTGATGACCAGACCCGCGACAGTACCGAGTACGCCGTGCTGGTGCTGCGCGACGAGGACAAGGCCGCAGCGCGGCAGGCATTCGGCACGCCACTGGTCTTCAGCGTTCACGAGGCCAAGGGACTGGAGTATCCCAACATCATCCTGCACAACTTCATCAGTGGGTCGCGCCAGACCTATGCCGAAATTGCGGAGGGGGTAACGCGGGCCGACTTGCAGGCTGATGAGCTGACCTACCGCCGCGCCAAAGACAAAGCCGACAAGTCGCTGGAAATTTACAAGTTCTATGTGAACGCGCTGTATGTGGCGGTGACACGGGCGGTCAACCGCGTGACCCTCATCGAGTCGGACACCCGTCACCCACTCCTGGGATTGCTGGGGGTGGAACTGGGGAACGAGGCCGAGCAGTTGAAGGTTAAAAAAGCGTCGAGGGACGATTGGGAGCGAGAAGCTCGCAAGCTGGAATTGCAGGGCAAAAAAGAGCAGGCTGGGGACATCAGGCGGCGGATTTTGCAGCAAAAGCCCGTACCCTGGGAAGTCTGGACGCCGCAGGTGCTGGCCCGTATGCAGGGCGAGGTGAGAGCGGCTCCCGGTGACGTGAAGAAGGCGCGGGCGCTGACCGACTACGCGCTGCTGACCCTGGATGATGCATTGCTGGATGAAATGGCGAAACTGAAGATCAAGCCCGCGCAGTCGTTTCTGCGGAACAGCGAAAAAGATCGCCGGATTCAGCGTCAGGCGGTGCTGGACAAGTACCGTAAGCCCTATGAGACGGGCAACCTTAAGGCCATTCTGGCCGATACCGAGCGTTACGGCGTGGATCACCGCACGCCCGAGAACCTGACCCCGCTGATGCTGGCGACGCTGGCAGGTAACTTGCCACTGGTCGAAGCCCTGCTGGAGCGCGGCGCGGACATCGAGCAGACCGATACTCATGGACGCATGCCACACATGCTGGCCCTGTGGCAGGCCATGACCGATACCGAGTACGCCCGAACCAAGCTTGGGCAGCTGTGGGAACGCCTGAAACCTACCCATCTCGACGTGCAGATAGGCGACAAATTAGTGCGACTCGCGGAAAGTGGCGCGGAATACTACTTCCTGAGCGTCATGCTGGCCCAGTGGCCCGTGTATTCCTCTAAGCTCAACCAGCCGCACCTGACCCCAAGGGACTTCTGGGAACGGCGGGAGGGCTTTTTCGTGAATGCCCTCCAGACCAACCTGGAACACTTTCCGGCCAGTGTGCTGAAAGAACAACGGCGCAAGCGCCAATACTTCAATCATGTCATGGCCCGCGCTGAAGCCGAGAGTAGCTACATGCCCGCCCGCAAACTTTGGAAGCGTGTCAAGCTGGGCTACTACGTCCTGAATCCCGAGATGCAGGTCAAGCTGATGCTGGCTCCGAATTCAGAAGGCGAGTGGTTGGGCGTGGCTCTGCTGGCTGACGCGGTGGGTCGTGGGTGGCTGGATACTTCAGATGCATAAGTGCATCGTCGTCAAGTCTGTCGGGCTGAGGTATACCCCGCTCTTCACCCGCCAGCTACTTATCAGGCCATTTCCTGATCCGTGCTTTCAGGTGAGGCCGTGACTTCCTGGGCGTCACTTTCCAATTGCCCGGCCAGGGCGTCCGGGTCACGCTGGTTGAGCTTGATGCGGCTGAGCTTCCCCCTGAGCACCTCCAGGGTGTACTCACCGTCGCCGAAGAGCGAGCCGTCCAGTTTCTCGGGCAGGCTGATCCTGAGTTCGTGTGTTTCCGGCTCATACCTGACCTGCACCGCCGTGCGGGCGTGCCTCTCCTTGAGGGCCTCCAGCTTCTTCGGGCTGGTGTTGATGAAGCTCCCTCTGCGCCTGCCGCTGTCCTTCAGTTCGACCTCCTCTCCGGCGGTGGGAAGGCTCACGTCGTATTTGGAGTTCAGATAACCCGCCAGATTGGTTCTGGGAGATACCTCACCGTGCGTCAGCAGCACCTTGCCTGGCCCGTACCGCGCGATCAGGCCGATCAGCCCGCCCCGGTCGGCGTGGGCCGAGAGATAAAAGCGTTCCACCCTGGCGTAGGCGGAGACCGCTTCGCGGCCCCCCTTCCCGTCCGGCAACATGACCTCGCCGCCCTGCTGGAGCTCCAGCAACCTGCGCCCTGGGGACTCGGCGTCCTGGTAGCCCACCACGAACAGCGCATTGTCACTTTGGGGCAACCAGGCTTTTGCGTACAGCGGACTGGCCCCGGCGTGGAGCATGCCGCTCGACGCGATCACGATGGCTGCCCTTTCGGAGTGGATCACTCGCTCGCGGGCCTTATTGTCCTTCACCAGTTCCACCGTGCCGCTCAGAAAAGCGGGTTTCCCGCCGCTCTTGACCCGTTTCTGTAAGGCTTCCGGCAGCAGGGGCAGCATCCCCTCATAGGCCTCGGTGATGCTGCGCGTCAGGCCGTCCAGGTAGATCGGTGCGGGCGGCATCAACCCACTGGCCATGCCGGTCTGAAGAATCTGTGTGATCTCCTGGGCACGGCCCAGCGCGAAGGAGGGGATCAGGACTTTCCCGCCGCCGCGTACCGTCTCGCCGATGGCTTTCATGAAGGTGCTGACCTGTTCTTTTCTGGAGGGCAGCAGGGTGTCGCCGTAGGTCGCTTCCGAGACGACCGCATCCACTTCACCTACGGTATTCGGCTGGGGGATCCAGACGGGATCGACGACCGGGGTGGCGACGTTGCTCACGTCGCCGGTGTGGAAGACCTGGCGGCCCCCACTGCGGATCAGCACACTGGCCGCGCCCAGCAGGTGACCGGACGGCAGGAACTGGAAGGAGAAGCCGTAGTCCGTCACCCACTCGAAGTAAGGGGTGGGGCGCAGGCGTTCCAGGGTGCGTTTCATCTCGGTGGCGCTGAACATCGGGTAGCTCTGGTCGGTGCTGACCTTCAGGGTGTCGGCCAGCACCAGGGTGGCCAGACGGGCGGTCGCCTCGGTGCAGTGGATCAGCAGCTTCGGAAAGCGCCGGATCACCACCGGCAGGGCGGCCACATGATCCAGGTGGGCGTGCGTCAGGATCATGGCGGTGGGGGGATGCTCAGAAAGCAGTTCCAGTTTCGGCAGGGCCGCGTCGCCCACCTGACCGGGGCGCAGTCCGGCGTCGATCAGCAGGTTGCCCTCTTTCAGCAGGTAGAGGTAGGAGCTGGCCCCAACCTCGTCGGTGCCGCCCAGCCCAATGAATCGCAGAGTCAAGCGTCACCGCCTGGGGTCAGGGTGGCCAGTTCCGCTTCCAGTTCCTGAATGCTGGGAAGCTGACCCTTCAAGTCAGCGGGGAGACTCTCGGCGAGCTGGTATCTGGCGATCCCCAGCGGTTCGTCCACGCCGCGCAGGGCGTACTCCGCTGTCACGCTGTCCTGTGTCTTGCACAGGATCAGGCCGATGGTGGGGGCGTCCTGCTCGTGCCGCAACTGGTCATCCACGACATTCAGCTTGCCCTGCCGCTCGATCAGGCGTGACTCGATCTGGTGGATCAGGACGTTGCAGCTCCAGCCGTGCTGAATGGTCGCGCGGGCGTACCACTCGCGCTGGACTGAGTCTTTCACGGTGTTGAGCAGCGTCACCAGGTGCCCCCAGGGCAATTGGTCAACAACCTGTTGACCATTCTGGAAGTCGGGTAGACCGCCGCGAACGAGCGCATGTACTTCAAATTGGTGGTGGAGAAGCCCTTGATGTCCGGGAATTCCCGGCGCAAGTCAGCCGAGAGCTGATCCAGGACTTTTGCGCCCCACCTGGCATTCTTTTGCCGTTCCACCAGCAGCCGACCGATCTGCCCGTAGAGGTGAAGCAGTTCGCATTTGACACTCAGGGCCGCCCTGATCTGGGCGCTGCGAATCTGCTGTTTGAGGTCACCCAGGAGCGTGGCGTAACCGTCTGGAAGCTGGGGAGCACTCATTCCCTCCAGTGTAGGCGAGGCTAACCAGGCTGACGGGTGCCGCTTCTCCGTAACCGCCACCCCACCCACCCGACCAGCGGGTGGGTGGGGTGGCCGGAAAAGTGGGCGACACGAGGCTGCACCGGGATCGTCAGATCAAGCCCGGTTAACGCGACTCTGGCTGGGGCCAACATTTTCTCTAAAGGCGTCCTTAACCCAGGATGCTCCTGTGCTGCCTACCGCTCTGCGATGCTGTTCAACGTTCAACAGATCCGTAACCCTCCCACCCTTCACCACCAATGACAGGAGTTGAAGCATGCGATACCACACCCTCAATGACCTCTACCTCGGCCTGCTGCGCGACCTGTATTCGGGCGAGCAGCA
This window contains:
- a CDS encoding PDDEXK nuclease domain-containing protein, whose protein sequence is MDDQLRHEQDAPTIGLILCKTQDSVTAEYALRGVDEPLGIARYQLAESLPADLKGQLPSIQELEAELATLTPGGDA
- a CDS encoding UvrD-helicase domain-containing protein, whose protein sequence is MRFLTYRDLDAGKVKGKLKKVQEAVERDDFRTPDIKKLAQGPYYRAKLDDTNRLLLTFVRHEAEGKDPETVCMALEVIHQHQYEKSRFLRGAAIDEAKLPDFNVSVVNTEAQRVRYLHPSRSEFHLLDKVISFDDTQDAVYRTPAPVILVGSAGSGKTALTLQKLREMPGQVLYVTLSKFLAQSASELYGAHGFENEAQEVDFLSFADFLRTIRVPAGREVTFEDFRVWVGRQPGLKFTDAHQLFEELRGVLSSSPGGALSREAYLSLGIRQSIYAAEQRPGVYDLFAKYLKWLEEARLYDSSLLASAYLSAVTPTYDFVVVDEVQDLTAAQLALILKTLKSPGQFLLCGDSNQIVHPNFFSWAAVKTLLYKAPELAERQKISVLQANFRNSGQVTRVANDILKVKHARFGSVDRESNFLVRAVANDPGSVTFLPDDKRVKKHLDDQTRDSTEYAVLVLRDEDKAAARQAFGTPLVFSVHEAKGLEYPNIILHNFISGSRQTYAEIAEGVTRADLQADELTYRRAKDKADKSLEIYKFYVNALYVAVTRAVNRVTLIESDTRHPLLGLLGVELGNEAEQLKVKKASRDDWEREARKLELQGKKEQAGDIRRRILQQKPVPWEVWTPQVLARMQGEVRAAPGDVKKARALTDYALLTLDDALLDEMAKLKIKPAQSFLRNSEKDRRIQRQAVLDKYRKPYETGNLKAILADTERYGVDHRTPENLTPLMLATLAGNLPLVEALLERGADIEQTDTHGRMPHMLALWQAMTDTEYARTKLGQLWERLKPTHLDVQIGDKLVRLAESGAEYYFLSVMLAQWPVYSSKLNQPHLTPRDFWERREGFFVNALQTNLEHFPASVLKEQRRKRQYFNHVMARAEAESSYMPARKLWKRVKLGYYVLNPEMQVKLMLAPNSEGEWLGVALLADAVGRGWLDTSDA
- a CDS encoding MBL fold metallo-hydrolase → MTLRFIGLGGTDEVGASSYLYLLKEGNLLIDAGLRPGQVGDAALPKLELLSEHPPTAMILTHAHLDHVAALPVVIRRFPKLLIHCTEATARLATLVLADTLKVSTDQSYPMFSATEMKRTLERLRPTPYFEWVTDYGFSFQFLPSGHLLGAASVLIRSGGRQVFHTGDVSNVATPVVDPVWIPQPNTVGEVDAVVSEATYGDTLLPSRKEQVSTFMKAIGETVRGGGKVLIPSFALGRAQEITQILQTGMASGLMPPAPIYLDGLTRSITEAYEGMLPLLPEALQKRVKSGGKPAFLSGTVELVKDNKARERVIHSERAAIVIASSGMLHAGASPLYAKAWLPQSDNALFVVGYQDAESPGRRLLELQQGGEVMLPDGKGGREAVSAYARVERFYLSAHADRGGLIGLIARYGPGKVLLTHGEVSPRTNLAGYLNSKYDVSLPTAGEEVELKDSGRRRGSFINTSPKKLEALKERHARTAVQVRYEPETHELRISLPEKLDGSLFGDGEYTLEVLRGKLSRIKLNQRDPDALAGQLESDAQEVTASPESTDQEMA